In Desulfobaculum bizertense DSM 18034, one DNA window encodes the following:
- a CDS encoding ATP-binding protein → MIAQRASASGATPFRFAKFLSWGSLSLILAMSLFLSVVMANYARQTLLTKQQEFALLLAQNINHQVFQRFTVPILLRFRHIELQNPEQAQHLERVLKETIHGQHIFDLRIYDDEDVVSFSLQKDIVGRKDLSSAAVSQAFSQLKHSFQVVSNVSPWRAMFTFEMEPKSVILRTVYPLRTERSLFPGGPSGQIMGVLEFTQDITEDYSTVISFQWIIIVTSFFSSLVIFLVLLVMIHKADGINAQRLKEREKLERELHQAEKLASMGRVVAGIAHEIRNPLGIIQSSAEYLLTKAKKEKPSASTRMLEVMNDEIRRLGQTVNDFLDYARPKKPRMEKIDLAAILDQAVAFLEHECRERNISLVRNYSENLLVRGDKDLLYRAVYNVIGNALQAMERDGTITLSASTLRKGVNLSIDDTGPGFSTEVLHRAKEPFYTTKDHGTGLGLAIVENILSSHQAELELSNTGQGGARVSILFPSE, encoded by the coding sequence GTGATAGCTCAGCGCGCCAGTGCTTCCGGCGCAACACCATTTCGTTTTGCCAAATTCCTTTCGTGGGGATCGCTGTCGCTGATTTTGGCAATGAGTCTCTTCCTGTCTGTTGTTATGGCGAATTATGCTCGCCAGACCCTTCTGACAAAGCAGCAGGAATTTGCCCTGCTCCTCGCCCAGAATATTAACCATCAGGTTTTCCAGCGCTTTACCGTTCCGATTCTTTTGCGTTTTCGGCACATAGAACTGCAAAATCCAGAGCAGGCCCAGCACCTTGAGCGAGTGCTCAAGGAAACAATCCACGGCCAGCATATTTTTGATTTGCGCATCTATGACGATGAAGACGTTGTTTCGTTTTCCCTGCAAAAAGATATTGTTGGGCGCAAAGACCTGTCGAGTGCTGCCGTGAGTCAGGCTTTTAGCCAGCTCAAGCACAGTTTTCAGGTCGTGAGTAATGTCTCGCCGTGGCGCGCCATGTTTACTTTTGAAATGGAGCCGAAAAGCGTCATCCTCCGCACCGTGTATCCGCTACGCACAGAGCGTTCCCTCTTCCCTGGGGGACCATCGGGGCAGATCATGGGTGTCCTTGAATTTACTCAGGATATTACCGAAGATTACAGTACGGTTATTAGCTTCCAGTGGATAATCATCGTGACGTCGTTCTTCTCGTCGCTTGTGATTTTCCTCGTGCTTCTCGTGATGATTCACAAGGCTGATGGCATTAATGCCCAGCGCCTCAAGGAGCGGGAAAAGCTCGAACGCGAGCTGCATCAGGCAGAGAAGCTCGCGAGTATGGGCCGCGTTGTTGCTGGCATTGCTCACGAAATTCGCAACCCTCTTGGCATTATTCAGTCCAGTGCAGAGTATCTGCTCACGAAGGCCAAGAAGGAGAAGCCCAGCGCGTCGACCCGGATGCTTGAGGTCATGAATGACGAGATTCGGCGACTTGGGCAGACTGTAAACGACTTTCTCGACTACGCTCGCCCAAAGAAACCTCGCATGGAAAAAATCGACCTTGCTGCTATTCTTGATCAGGCTGTCGCCTTTTTGGAGCACGAGTGTCGGGAGCGAAATATTTCTCTTGTTCGCAATTATTCCGAGAATCTTCTGGTTCGAGGGGACAAGGACCTTCTCTATCGTGCCGTGTACAATGTCATTGGCAATGCGTTGCAGGCCATGGAGCGCGATGGCACAATCACACTCTCGGCTTCGACCCTGCGAAAAGGCGTGAATTTGAGCATCGATGACACTGGTCCCGGATTTTCTACCGAAGTCCTGCACCGAGCAAAAGAACCGTTTTATACCACCAAGGACCATGGCACAGGGCTTGGCCTCGCTATTGTGGAAAATATTCTTTCCAGCCATCAGGCCGAGCTTGAGCTTTCCAATACCGGACAGGGTGGTGCCCGGGTAAGCATTCTTTTCCCGTCTGAATAG
- a CDS encoding winged helix-turn-helix transcriptional regulator — MPEERTHKVSCTNYTYELEVGFEILSGKWIPLILAHLADGPHRFGQLRRLMPDVTKKMLTQQLRNLEKYSIVHREVYPQVPPVVEYSLTPIGQKLVPILHHVSDWSHEYLQLRDQLGLN; from the coding sequence ATGCCCGAAGAAAGAACCCACAAGGTCAGCTGTACCAACTACACCTACGAACTCGAAGTCGGCTTCGAAATTCTCTCAGGGAAATGGATTCCCCTCATCCTCGCCCACCTCGCCGATGGCCCGCACCGCTTCGGACAGCTTCGTCGACTTATGCCCGACGTTACAAAAAAAATGCTTACGCAACAGCTGCGAAACCTCGAAAAGTACAGCATCGTCCACAGAGAGGTCTATCCGCAGGTGCCGCCCGTCGTTGAATACTCCCTCACCCCCATCGGACAGAAACTCGTCCCCATCCTCCACCACGTTAGCGACTGGTCCCACGAGTATCTCCAGCTCCGCGATCAACTTGGACTTAACTAA
- a CDS encoding sigma-54-dependent transcriptional regulator: MAHNILVLDDERNYLVVLEALLEEAGYSVTALSDPELALTYLEESEVDVLVTDMKMPKLSGREVLERVHKDYPHIPVLIMTAFGSIESAVEAMRLGAFDYISKPFSNEELMLSIAKATQLADMHRSNRLLRENLQDRYGLHNIIGNSKAMMHVLTMVDKAAPSRSTVLVEGESGTGKELIARAIHFSSSRKDQPFVSVNCMALSPGVLESELFGHEKGSFTGAVASRRGRFELADGGTLFLDEIGELTPELQVKLLRVLQERKFERVGGTQEIEVDIRIVAATNVDLAEAVKEGSFREDLYYRLNVVRIDVPPLRERREDIPLLAAHFLQKYCEENNSSVLAFTPDALNYLTGYEWPGNVRQLQNVIERCVVLSSGENIDVDDLPAEVCDEESQFKSAVDLLPAELNLSDTLAKIEAALVRRALARNDFVKVKAAESLGISKSLFQYKLKKYKVSGHK, translated from the coding sequence ATGGCACACAATATTCTCGTACTCGACGACGAGCGGAATTATCTTGTTGTTCTCGAAGCACTGCTCGAAGAAGCAGGCTATTCTGTTACGGCTCTCTCTGATCCGGAACTCGCCCTGACCTACCTTGAGGAATCAGAGGTTGATGTCCTTGTTACCGACATGAAAATGCCCAAGCTCTCCGGTCGTGAGGTTTTGGAGCGGGTACACAAGGATTATCCTCACATTCCTGTGCTCATTATGACCGCTTTCGGCAGCATCGAATCCGCTGTCGAGGCAATGCGCCTTGGTGCCTTTGACTACATTTCCAAGCCTTTTTCTAACGAAGAGCTGATGCTCTCCATTGCCAAGGCTACCCAGCTTGCGGACATGCATCGCAGCAACCGACTCCTTCGGGAAAATCTTCAGGATCGCTACGGGTTGCACAACATCATTGGCAACTCCAAGGCCATGATGCACGTCCTTACAATGGTCGACAAAGCCGCTCCCTCTCGCAGCACGGTTCTCGTCGAAGGTGAATCCGGTACAGGTAAGGAACTCATCGCCCGCGCAATTCATTTTTCCTCCTCTCGCAAGGATCAGCCCTTTGTCTCCGTGAACTGCATGGCACTTTCTCCCGGCGTTCTCGAAAGTGAACTTTTTGGTCACGAGAAAGGCTCTTTTACGGGTGCCGTTGCCAGTCGTCGCGGGCGCTTTGAACTTGCTGACGGTGGTACGCTTTTTCTCGACGAGATTGGTGAGCTGACTCCAGAGCTTCAGGTGAAGCTCCTTCGCGTTCTCCAGGAGCGGAAGTTTGAGCGTGTTGGCGGGACGCAGGAAATTGAAGTCGATATTCGCATTGTCGCCGCGACAAATGTTGACCTCGCCGAGGCCGTCAAGGAAGGCTCCTTCCGCGAAGATCTGTATTATCGTCTCAATGTTGTTCGTATTGACGTGCCGCCCTTACGCGAGCGGCGCGAGGACATCCCTCTTTTAGCTGCGCATTTTTTGCAAAAATACTGCGAAGAAAACAACAGTTCAGTGTTGGCCTTTACCCCCGATGCCTTGAATTATCTCACTGGTTACGAGTGGCCCGGAAATGTTCGCCAGCTTCAGAACGTCATTGAGCGTTGTGTTGTCCTTTCTTCCGGTGAGAACATTGACGTTGACGATCTTCCCGCCGAAGTCTGTGACGAAGAATCGCAGTTTAAGAGCGCTGTCGATTTGCTCCCCGCTGAGCTGAATCTCTCTGACACCTTGGCCAAGATCGAAGCCGCCCTTGTTCGTCGTGCTCTCGCTCGCAACGATTTTGTCAAAGTTAAAGCCGCAGAGTCACTCGGTATCTCCAAGTCGCTCTTTCAGTACAAACTCAAGAAGTACAAAGTCTCTGGCCACAAGTAA
- a CDS encoding iron-containing alcohol dehydrogenase, with protein sequence MAQFTIPREVYFGQGTIDELKKLDGKKAVVVIGGGSIKENGGLEKILGNLKEAGLETVVFEGVESDPSIATVKKGVELFNEFQPDWIVGIGGGSPIDSAKAMWIFYEHPEFTFEEAFKPFNLPNLRKKAHFAAVTTTSGTGTEVTSFSVLTDEKTGIKYPIADFNITPDIAIVDTDLAQSMPAELVAHTGMDALAHSLEAYVSTVANELTDCLAMKATEMIQEHLLASYAGDTYARSKMHLAQCLAGMSFSNAILGLVHSMAHKTGKVFGIPHGCANAIYLPAVIRFNAEVAAEKYADAAKRLGLKGSSVAELVDSLVEFCESLNKNLQIPMTLKEFGVTEQDFLDNLDRISSEAVADPCTGTNPREITVDQMKDVFKTTYYGK encoded by the coding sequence GTGGCTCAGTTTACTATTCCCCGCGAAGTTTATTTTGGTCAGGGTACCATTGACGAATTGAAAAAACTCGACGGCAAGAAAGCTGTTGTTGTTATTGGTGGCGGTTCCATCAAGGAAAATGGCGGTCTTGAGAAGATTCTTGGCAATCTTAAAGAAGCAGGCCTTGAGACCGTTGTTTTTGAAGGCGTTGAGTCTGATCCCTCCATTGCAACAGTCAAAAAGGGTGTTGAGCTTTTCAACGAGTTCCAGCCTGACTGGATTGTGGGCATTGGTGGCGGTTCTCCCATTGACTCCGCCAAGGCAATGTGGATCTTCTATGAACACCCAGAGTTCACTTTCGAAGAAGCATTCAAGCCGTTCAATTTGCCGAACCTTCGGAAAAAAGCCCATTTTGCCGCAGTGACCACCACCAGTGGAACCGGCACCGAAGTGACGTCTTTCTCCGTTTTGACTGACGAAAAGACTGGCATCAAGTACCCCATTGCCGATTTCAATATCACCCCTGATATCGCTATCGTCGATACTGACCTCGCGCAGTCCATGCCCGCAGAACTGGTCGCACACACCGGTATGGATGCGCTCGCACATTCACTCGAAGCATACGTCTCCACTGTTGCTAACGAGTTGACCGACTGCCTCGCAATGAAGGCTACTGAAATGATTCAGGAGCATCTCCTCGCCTCCTACGCGGGAGATACTTACGCACGCTCCAAAATGCATCTCGCTCAGTGCCTTGCAGGTATGTCCTTCTCCAACGCCATCCTTGGCCTCGTCCACAGTATGGCTCACAAGACTGGTAAAGTGTTCGGCATCCCTCACGGCTGCGCTAACGCAATCTACCTCCCCGCGGTTATCCGCTTTAATGCCGAAGTCGCCGCAGAGAAGTATGCCGACGCTGCCAAACGTCTTGGACTCAAGGGCTCCTCGGTAGCAGAACTCGTCGACTCACTCGTCGAGTTCTGCGAGTCCTTGAATAAGAATCTCCAGATCCCCATGACCCTCAAAGAGTTCGGCGTCACCGAACAGGACTTCCTCGATAACCTCGACCGCATTAGCTCCGAGGCCGTCGCTGACCCCTGCACCGGTACCAACCCCCGTGAAATCACTGTCGACCAGATGAAAGACGTCTTTAAAACGACGTATTACGGAAAATAA
- a CDS encoding sulfite exporter TauE/SafE family protein: MFPSLGLSPEELSYAFLIVIFGAFSQGVAGFGLALLIGPLLVMMNPVFLPAPVVILVLFICLLTVYRERSAIDLGYVKQTVVGFVIGTSAAAMLLSQLPQRETSLLLGGMILLAVLLSLSGLSVVANSKTLFSAGIIGGFMGTISGVSLPPVAIALQNESAARLRGTLASVGIISIAMAIIALCSIGQVHAREIFLAAFLFPAVLIGFALSSKVAPLVPPRISKALVFALSVISSVTMIIRNF, translated from the coding sequence ATGTTCCCTTCCCTAGGTCTTTCTCCGGAGGAGCTAAGCTACGCGTTCCTCATAGTTATTTTTGGAGCCTTTAGTCAGGGAGTTGCTGGTTTTGGCCTTGCGCTTCTCATTGGCCCGTTGCTTGTCATGATGAATCCAGTTTTTTTGCCAGCGCCTGTCGTGATTCTTGTGCTCTTTATTTGTTTGCTGACGGTCTACCGAGAGCGAAGTGCCATTGACCTTGGCTATGTCAAACAAACTGTTGTTGGGTTTGTCATAGGAACCTCTGCGGCCGCGATGCTTCTTTCTCAGCTTCCGCAGCGTGAGACTTCGTTGCTTCTTGGGGGGATGATTCTTTTAGCCGTACTTTTAAGCCTGAGCGGCCTTTCTGTGGTCGCCAATAGCAAGACTCTTTTTTCTGCGGGTATCATTGGCGGCTTCATGGGGACAATTTCTGGCGTCTCACTGCCTCCCGTCGCGATCGCTCTCCAGAATGAATCAGCAGCGCGTTTGCGAGGAACTCTCGCTAGTGTCGGCATTATCTCCATCGCAATGGCCATCATCGCCCTTTGCTCCATCGGGCAGGTTCATGCGCGCGAAATTTTCCTCGCTGCCTTTCTCTTCCCTGCTGTGCTTATCGGCTTTGCCCTCTCTTCCAAAGTCGCGCCGCTCGTTCCCCCAAGAATATCCAAAGCCCTTGTCTTCGCCCTCTCCGTTATCAGCTCTGTTACTATGATTATTCGAAATTTTTAG
- the pheT gene encoding phenylalanine--tRNA ligase subunit beta: MLLSLNWLREFVPFEGTDEELADRLTMLGLEVEEVNHPFAHLENVVVGHVVECDKHPEATKLSICKVDVGEAEPLPIVCGAPNVAQGQTVAVAKIGAVLPGDFKIKKAKLRGQLSMGMICAEDEIGLGNSHAGIMVLDESLKVGTPLAEALNLDETVLDIGITPNRGDCLSVLGAAREVSMAYGLPLTLPKAELTESSEAAADAVKLVIEDKDQCPLFHARVLKGVKVGPSPAWMRYRLIAMGVRPINNLVDASNYVMFELGQPTHAYDRNLVEGDELRVRLAGKEQKFMTLDDQERDILPRDLFICDAKKPVGLAGVMGGNNSEINDESTDVILESAVFNPPTVRKTARRLALHSDASFRFERGVDQNNAGYAADRVASLMQQLAGGEVLAGRVTVEPTPWETRYLRFRLDRCNALLGVQLSAEFCKNTFEGLGCVVDDSNPADWKVEAPSHRHDFEREVDLYEEAARVYGMDRIEAVLPRVAKSLESVALKDTGFEFAKRLKAWARGIGLREVINYSFVGEEDLDAFGQPKDARVRIMNPLSEDQSVLRTTLAPSLLQNVRTNVGHGAHRLRVFECSKIFHADADSETTAREAMRLAMLVYGRRNEEQFPWPDDQSADYSDIKGLVEQLLESLGLPAAEYRLKDEHAYYLPCVEVVMDDEVIGELGRIKPEIADAYNARREVWMAEMDMDALQGWFEGLVPSFSNLAKFPPIQRDLTVSAPLTLSAGTLLDAIRSVDEPLLEQVVLLDSYEPEGENVRNLTVRMTYRHADRTLKDKEVEKRNSKILKKVLDALPVHV; encoded by the coding sequence ATGCTCCTGAGTCTGAACTGGTTGCGAGAGTTTGTTCCTTTTGAGGGAACGGACGAAGAGCTGGCCGACAGACTGACCATGCTTGGGCTGGAGGTTGAGGAAGTCAACCATCCTTTTGCTCATCTTGAGAATGTCGTTGTTGGTCATGTTGTGGAGTGCGATAAGCACCCAGAGGCAACAAAGCTTTCCATCTGTAAAGTCGATGTAGGAGAAGCCGAGCCTCTTCCTATCGTGTGCGGTGCGCCGAACGTTGCACAGGGCCAGACGGTTGCTGTGGCGAAGATTGGTGCGGTACTGCCCGGCGATTTTAAGATCAAGAAGGCGAAGCTTCGCGGCCAGCTTTCCATGGGCATGATCTGCGCAGAGGATGAGATTGGTCTGGGCAATAGCCACGCAGGCATCATGGTACTGGACGAGAGCCTGAAAGTGGGAACACCGCTTGCAGAGGCTCTGAACCTTGACGAGACCGTGCTGGACATTGGCATCACCCCGAACCGTGGTGATTGCCTGAGCGTCCTTGGTGCTGCTCGTGAGGTGTCCATGGCGTATGGCCTGCCGCTGACTCTGCCCAAGGCAGAGCTGACAGAGAGCAGTGAAGCTGCTGCTGATGCAGTGAAGCTGGTCATTGAAGACAAAGACCAGTGCCCGCTGTTCCATGCTCGCGTTCTCAAGGGCGTGAAGGTTGGTCCGTCTCCGGCATGGATGCGTTACCGCCTGATTGCAATGGGCGTTCGTCCGATCAACAACCTTGTTGACGCTTCCAACTACGTCATGTTCGAGCTTGGCCAGCCCACTCACGCATACGATCGCAACCTTGTTGAAGGTGACGAGCTGCGCGTGCGTCTGGCAGGCAAGGAACAGAAATTTATGACCCTGGACGATCAGGAGCGGGATATCCTGCCTCGTGATCTGTTCATCTGTGATGCCAAAAAGCCTGTAGGCCTTGCTGGTGTCATGGGCGGCAACAATTCCGAAATCAACGACGAGTCTACCGACGTGATTCTGGAAAGTGCCGTATTTAATCCGCCGACAGTCCGTAAGACTGCCCGACGCCTTGCTCTGCACTCTGACGCATCGTTCCGCTTTGAGCGTGGCGTTGACCAGAACAATGCCGGATACGCTGCGGACCGAGTGGCGAGCCTGATGCAGCAGCTTGCTGGTGGCGAAGTGCTTGCTGGCCGCGTTACCGTGGAACCCACTCCGTGGGAAACCCGTTACCTTCGTTTCCGCCTCGACCGCTGCAATGCGCTTCTTGGCGTGCAGCTCTCTGCTGAGTTCTGCAAGAACACTTTCGAAGGTCTGGGCTGCGTTGTTGACGACAGCAACCCCGCAGACTGGAAAGTTGAGGCTCCAAGCCATCGCCACGACTTTGAGCGTGAAGTTGACCTCTACGAGGAAGCTGCTCGAGTTTACGGCATGGACCGCATTGAAGCTGTGCTGCCTCGCGTTGCAAAGTCTCTGGAATCTGTTGCCCTCAAGGACACAGGTTTTGAATTTGCCAAGCGGCTGAAAGCATGGGCACGCGGCATTGGCCTGCGCGAAGTCATCAACTACAGCTTTGTTGGTGAAGAAGACCTCGACGCCTTTGGTCAGCCCAAGGACGCCCGTGTTCGCATCATGAATCCGCTTTCTGAAGACCAGAGCGTGCTCCGTACGACCCTCGCACCGAGTCTGCTCCAGAACGTGCGCACCAACGTCGGTCACGGTGCTCACCGCCTGCGCGTCTTTGAATGCTCCAAGATTTTCCACGCAGATGCTGACTCTGAGACCACTGCTCGTGAAGCTATGCGTCTTGCCATGCTCGTGTATGGCCGCCGCAACGAAGAGCAGTTCCCTTGGCCTGATGATCAGTCCGCTGATTACTCCGACATCAAGGGACTGGTTGAACAGCTTTTGGAATCTCTCGGCCTGCCCGCCGCTGAGTATCGTCTCAAAGACGAGCATGCGTATTACCTGCCGTGTGTCGAAGTCGTTATGGACGACGAAGTCATCGGTGAGCTTGGTCGTATTAAGCCCGAAATCGCTGACGCATACAATGCCCGCCGCGAAGTCTGGATGGCAGAGATGGACATGGACGCCCTTCAGGGCTGGTTCGAAGGCCTTGTGCCGTCCTTCTCCAATCTTGCCAAGTTCCCGCCCATTCAGCGTGACCTCACTGTGAGCGCTCCGCTGACTCTGTCCGCAGGAACTCTGCTTGATGCCATTCGCTCCGTTGACGAGCCTCTTCTTGAGCAGGTCGTGCTTTTGGATTCGTATGAGCCAGAAGGCGAGAACGTACGCAACCTCACCGTTCGTATGACGTACCGTCACGCTGATCGCACCTTGAAAGACAAGGAAGTCGAGAAGCGTAACTCCAAGATTCTCAAGAAGGTACTGGACGCTCTTCCGGTACACGTCTAA
- a CDS encoding MerR family transcriptional regulator → MSRTYRIGQVARKLDVNTSVLRYWETEFPQIHPIRTRSGQRLYTEEHIKTLRMIQYLVYDEGLTIEGARKRLRERSQLQPIKEKIDAEQSAHVQTRALKLQIIDELLDMKRILEGKK, encoded by the coding sequence ATGAGCAGGACCTATCGCATCGGACAGGTGGCTCGAAAGCTCGACGTCAACACGTCTGTGTTGAGGTATTGGGAGACTGAGTTCCCTCAAATCCATCCCATTCGGACTCGCTCCGGTCAGCGCCTCTACACCGAAGAGCACATTAAAACCCTTCGCATGATTCAGTATCTCGTCTATGACGAGGGCTTGACCATCGAAGGCGCCCGGAAGCGGCTTCGCGAGCGCTCTCAGCTCCAGCCTATCAAAGAAAAAATCGACGCAGAGCAATCCGCTCACGTCCAGACTCGCGCCCTCAAGCTCCAAATTATTGACGAACTTCTCGATATGAAACGCATTCTTGAAGGAAAAAAATAA